A DNA window from Phragmites australis chromosome 11, lpPhrAust1.1, whole genome shotgun sequence contains the following coding sequences:
- the LOC133884235 gene encoding uncharacterized protein LOC133884235, translating to MFRGHFLLGRSLPNRNLKLGDNNNLQKFKRSPLLLIPGTKLVGNEAADRQVGELFKKLEAAVQGNRDGSFGRLRASSRDMVQGTAESGMAGIHLKPCGALSEGGE from the exons ATGTTCAGAGGCCACTTCCTCCTAGGCAGAAGCCTTCCCAATCGCAATCTGAAGCTGGGCGACAACAACAATCTCCAGAAGTTCAAGAGAAGCCCCCTGTTATTGATCCCAG GGACAAAGCTGGTTGGGAATGAAGCTGCTGATAGGCAAGTTGGCGAACTCTTTAAAAAATTGGAGGCTGCTGTTCAAGGAAACAGAGATGGCTCGTTTGGACGGCTGCGTGCGAGCTCTCGAGACATGGTACAGGGAACCGCCGAGTCTGGAATGGCAGGAATCCACCTCAAACCATGCGGTGCTCTTTCGGAGGGAGGTGAATAG
- the LOC133885869 gene encoding B-box zinc finger protein 22-like yields the protein MKVLCSACEAAEASVLCCADDAALCARCDREVHAANRLASKHQRLPLLAPGAASTGDAAVSPPKCDICQECDAYFFCLEDRALLCRSCDVAVHTANAFVSAHRRFLLTGVQVGQEQDDDRSPEQPEPSPPPPAKRDPAPLYGDSDFSWAATEQNAAGVTGSLLDWSAVNEQFSSPAPRQAEAASSATTKRSPRAPAISTGQGRVAGGVMDWPLGEFFRGVSDFNGGFGFGFGFGESGTSKADSGKLGGSAAGSPYYQSSSEDRDADELFGQVPEIHSSVPELPSLPTASGLQWQQGASDSTAFVPDICSPDSFFRCYPAAAAAKRRRKC from the exons ATGAAGGTGCTGTGCAGCGCGtgcgaggcggcggaggcgagcgTTCTCTGCTGCGCCGACGATGCCGCCCTCTGCGCGCGCTGCGACCGCGAAGTCCACGCCGCCAACCGCCTCGCTAGCAAGCACCAGCGCCTGCCCCTCCTCGCCCCCGGCGCTGCTTCCACCGGTGACGCCGCCGTGTCGCCGCCCAAGTGCGACATATGCCAG GAATGCGACGCCTACTTCTTCTGCCTCGAGGACCGCGCGCTGCTCTGCCGGAGCTGCGACGTCGCCGTGCACACCGCCAACGCCTTCGTCTCCGCGCACCGCCGCTTCCTCCTCACGGGAGTCCAGGTCGGCCAGGAGCAGGACGACGAccgctcaccggagcagccggaGCCGTCCCCTCCCCCGCCGGCCAAGAGGGACCCGGCCCCGCTCTACGGCGATAGCGACTTCAGCTGGGCGGCCACCGagcagaacgccgccggcgTCACCGGGAGCCTCCTCGACTGGTCGGCAGTGAACGAGCAGTTCAGCTCCCCTGCTCCCCGGCAAGCGGAGGCCGCGAGCAGCGCCACGACGAAGCGGAGCCCGCGGGCGCCGGCTATCAGTACCGGCCAGGGCCGCGTGGCTGGTGGGGTGATGGATTGGCCCCTGGGCGAGTTCTTTCGCGGCGTCAGCGACTTCAACGGCGGCTTCGGCTTCGGCTTCGGCTTCGGCGAGAGCGGTACCTCTAAG GCAGACAGCGGGAAACTCGGGGGCAGCGCGGCGGGCTCCCCGTACTACCAGTCATCGTCGGAGGACCGGGACGCCGACGAGCTCTTCGGCCAGGTGCCGGAGATCCATAGTTCGGTGCCGGAGCTCCCCTCCCTGCCGACGGCCTCCGGCCTCCAATGGCAACAGGGTGCCTCGGACAGCACCGCGTTCGTGCCGGACATCTGCTCCCCGGACAGCTTCTTCCGGTGCTAcccggccgccgcggccgcaAAGCGCCGGAGGAAATGCTAG